CGGCCACCGGTCGTGGTCTCCGGAGAGCCGAACATCACGCCGATCTTCTCGCGGAGCTGGTTGATGAAGATCGCGGTGGTCTTGGACTGGTTGAGCGCGCTGGTGATCTTCCGCAGCGCCTGGCTCATCAGACGGGCCTGGAGTCCGACGTGGCTGTCGCCCATCTCGCCCTCGATCTCCGCGCGCGGGACGAGCGCGGCGACGGAGTCGATGACGATGAGGTCGAGGGCTCCGGAGCGGACCAGCATGTCCACGATCTCGAGGGCCTGCTCGCCGTTGTCCGGCTGCGAGAGGATCAGGTTGTCGATGTCGACGCCGAGCTTCTTCGCGTACTCGGGGTCGAGGGCGTGCTCCGCGTCCACGAAGGCGACCTGGCCGCCGGCCTTCTGCGCGTTCGCCACGGCGTGCAGCGTCAGCGTCGTCTTGCCGGAGGACTCCGGGCCGTACACCTCCACCACGCGGCCACGCGGCAGACCGCCGACACCGAGGGCGACGTCCAGTGCGGTCGACCCGGTGGGGATGACCTCGATGGGCTCGTTCGGCCGCTCGCCGAGGCGCATCACTGCGCCCTTGCCGAACTGCCGTTCAATCTGTGCGAGTGCGGCATCCAATGCCTTCTCGCGGTCGGTTCCTGCCATGGGTTCCACCCGGTTTGCTTGAGTCGATCGCTTCACGTCAAAGACGCTAACGCCTGCCACTGACAATGCGCCCCGACGCCGGTCCCGCCTGTGGATAACTCGGGGACTTGTCCGTCCGAACCAGGACGGAACACCCGACCAAGGTCTTACCGGAGCCTCCATGAGAATGGATGTTCGATTTTCGTGTCAAGCGCACCACGCGGCACTTCCGAGGCTGCGTTCGCGGGCCGCCGACACCGCGGACCGGGCCCTCGCGTGGCCCCTTCCCGCCAGGCTCCCGGCTACTCCCCCGGGTGTACGGCCGGTGCCTTCGACCGGACGACGACGGCGTACGACGCAGCCGGGACGCTCGGTGCATGGACGAGCACAAGACCGGCCGGGCGGCAGCACGCGGCAGGGCGGCGACACGGCATCCGGCCCCGCTCCGGGGCTCCTGGCGACCCCGGCGACTCCCGCACCCCGGGGACAGCGGGTACCACCTGTCCCGTGCGCCCCGTCCGTACCGTCCGTACCGCCTCTACGAGGCGACGGCGCTCCTGCTGATCCTCTCCGGTCTCGTCCACCTCGCGGTGTTCGCCGTCGACGGCGGCCCCTGGAACGGGCCCGTCTCCTGGCGCAAGCCGGTGACCTTCGGACTCTCCTTCGGGGTGACGCTCCTCGCGGTCGTCCGGGTCACCTCGTACGTGCGGGTCGGAGCAAGGCTGCGCACGGCACTGCTCGGGGTGTTCGCCGTCGACTGCGTCGTGGAGGTCGGCGGCATCACCCTCCAGGCGTGGCGGGGAGTTCCCTCGCACCTGGACATGGAGACGTCCTTCGACACAGCGGTGTCCATGACGCTCGCGGCCGGCGGCGGGGTGCTCGTGGTGCTGCTCACCGTGTTCGCCGTGGCATCCTTCCGGCGCCCGCCGACGGGCCCGGCGGGAATGGCCCTCGCGGTGCGCTCCGGTTTCGCGATGCTGCTCGTGGCGCTCGCCTCGGGCGCGGTGATGATCGCGCGCGGGGTCGTGCTCACCCGCGCCGGACACCAGGAGGCGGCCTACCGTTCCACGGCCTCGCTCAAGCCGCTGCACGGGGTGAGCCTGCATGCCGTCCTGGTGCTGCCCGCCCTGGCATGGCTGCTGTCCCGGACGCCCTGGAGCGCGACCGTGCGGCGGCGGATCGTGGTCGCGGCGGTGTCCTGTTACGCGGCCGCGGCCGCCACGGCCGGAGTGTGGGCGGTCCTCAGCTACTGACCGGGTACCGGCTCCCGCTCCCCCTCAGTCGGCCCCCTCCCCCGACCCGCCCCGCCGGTCCCGCGCCCGCTCCCACAGACGCCCCACGCGCGCGAGCGGCCCCGGCCCCTCCCCGCGACCCCGGTGTCCGTGGACCCGGGGATCGTCCGTGACGTCGTAACGCTTCACGTAGGCACCCAGGAACGCCTGCAACGTCGCAACGGCAGGGATGGAGATCAGCGCACCGACGGCGCCCAGGAGGGCGGTGCCCGCGATGACGGAGCCGAAGGCGACGGCGGGATGGATGTCCACGGTCTTCGAGGTCAGTTTGGGCTGAAGCATGTAGTTCTCGAACTGCTGGTAGACCACGACGAAGATGAGCACCCACAGCGCGTACAGGGGCGAGACCGTGAAAGCGATCAGCATGGGCAGCGCGCCCGCGAGATAGGTGCCGATGGTGGGGATGAACTGCGAGACCACGCCCACCCAGACCGCGAGCACGGGCGCGTACGGGATGCCCAGGGCCTCGAGCAGCACGTAGTGCGCGACGCCGGAGATCAACGCCATCAGTCCGCGCGAGTACAGATAGCCGCCGGTCTTGTCGACGGCGATCTCCCACGCCCGCAGCACCTCGGCCTGCCTGGCGGGCGGCAGGACGGAACACAGTGCCCGGCGCAGACGCGGCCCGTCGGCGGCGAAGTAGAACGAGAACAGGCCGATGGTCAGCAGCTGGAAGAGACCGCCGAGGACCTGCGTGGAGACGTCCAGGACGCCGGCGGCACTGTTCTGGGCGTACTTCCTCAGCCAGTCGGAGTGCAGCAGCCCCTCCTGGATGTCCACCCGCCGCAGTTCGGTGTGGAACGTCGTGTTGACCCAGTTGATCACGGAGTCGAGGTAGTCGGGGAAGCCCTCGATCATCTTGATGATCTGACCCGCGAGCATCGAGCCGAGCAGCGTGAAGAAGCCGGCGAGCACGATCAGCAGACCGAAGAAGACCAGAAAGGTGGCGAGTCCACGGCGCATCCCGCGGGAGGACAACCGGCTGACCGCCGGCTCCACGGCGAGCGCCAGGAAGAACGCGATCAGGATGTTGAGCAGCAGGCCGATGAGCTGGTGGAAGGCCCAGGTGCCCAGCTGGAACACGGCGATGAGAGCCAGCGCGAGCACCATGGCGCGCGGGAGCCACCGCGGCATGCGTGCGCCCTGCTCGGCGCCCTCACCGGCCGGGGGCGGCCCGGTGGGCGGCGTCACGCCGCGCGGGGATGCGTGCCCGGCGGCCTGCTCGGTCTCGTCAGTGGGTGCCACGGACCAAGTCTCGCCTACGGCGCCGACAATCCGACAGCCGCCTGCGATCTTCGCGACGGATCAGCGCATCTCCTGTGGAACGTTCATCACCGTGCACACCACGCGCCACACGTCCTTGGCCTCCCAGCCGTCCGCCAGCGCATCGCGCACCGTACGCCCGCCGAGTTCCGCCATCACGTGATCGCGCGCGAAGGTCTCGGCGTACCCCGTACCGAAGTGCTCGTCCATCCGCTGCCAGAAGACCGTCAACCGCATGACACCAGTATCCCGCGCGCGGGGGTGCTGCTCGCCGGGACCGCCTGCCGAGACCGCTTTCCGCCCTACGGTCTGACGCATGGCCGAAACCGGAGCATCCCCACTCCCCCCGACGCCCCCGGCGCACTCCCCGATCTTCCGCGCCGAGCACTTCGTCTGGCTCACCGCGCGCGTGCTGGAGCAGCGCGTCTTCGCGCACGACTTCCTGCACGGCGCCGCCGACCCCGTCGAGACCGCCCTCGACGCCTACCGCAACGAAGACGGCGGATACGGCCACGCCCTGGAACCCGATCTGCGGGGCCCGGTGAGCCAGCCCCTGCACACCGCGCGCGCACTGCGCGTCCTGGACTCCATCGGGCGTCTCGGCGGGCGGCGCGTGGAGCGGGTGTGCCGCTATCTGACCTCGGTCTCCACGGGGGACGGCGCACTGCCGGCGATCCATCCCAGCCAGCGCGGGTACCCGGCGGCCCCCTTCATCCCGATCGTGGACGATCCGCCCAGCGAACTCCTGGCGACCGGGCCGGTGGTGGGCCTGCTGCACCGCAACGACGTGTGGCACGCCTGGCTGTTCAGGGCCACGGACTTCTGCTGGCAGGCGGTGGACTCCCTGGAGCGTTCCCATCCGTACGAGATCGAGGCCGCCGTGGCCTTCCTGGACTCCGCCGTCGACCGCCCGCGCGCGGAGGCGGCCGCCGACCGGCTGGGCCGCCTGGTGCGCGCGCAGCGGCTCGCCGTGCTGGATCCCGGCGACCTCGACGCGTATCCCGTCGCGCCCGGCTACGCCCCCGGCGAGCACCACTTCCCGTACGACTTCGCGCGGACCCCGCATTCCCTCGCGCGGGCGTGGTTCACCGACGACGAGATGGCACGCGCCCTGGACCATCTCGCAGACGATCAGCAGAAGGACGGCGGCTGGCCCGTCCGGTGGCGCCGCTGGGCGCCCGGCACCGCGCTGGAAGCACGGCCCATGGTGACGATCGAGGCCCTGCGCACCCTCAGGGCCTACGGTCGCGCCATCGGCTGATACCGCAGGTCTTCACGCCGGACCGGTGCCGGCACCCGGCGTCGCCGAAAGACCGCGTCCGCCCTGCCTCACCGTCACCCGCCCATGGCCCGCACCCCTGCCGTCACCACCACGGCGGCCGCGACGACCAGCAGGAAGGGGGCCCGCAGCATCAGGGCCACGAGGGCCGCGGCCAGCCCCGCGGCCCTGGCGTCCAGCACGAGCGCGTGGCCGTCCGCGAAGGTCTGCTGGGCGGTGAGGGCGGCGAGCAGGGCGACGGGGAGCAGGGCCGCGAACCGTCTGACGCGGGGACGCTCGAGAAGACCGGCGGGCACGAGCAGTCCGGCGAGCTTGACCAGATAGCAGCCGACCGCGGTCGCCCCGATCGCGATCCAGGTGTTCAACGCTTCGCCTCCCCTTCGACGTCGGCCTGTCCGGCCCGGCGCCGGCCCTCGAGGCAGAGGACGACCGGCGCGGCGAGCGCGGCCGCCAGCACGGGCACTCCGGCGGGCAGCACCGGCAGCAGGCCGAGCCCCAGGAGCACCGCGAGGCCGGCGACGGCCCGCTCGGCGGTGGTCTTCACCATGGGCGCGAGCAGCGCCAGGAAGACGGCCGGCCCGGCCGCGTCCAGCCCCCACGCGTCCGTGTCCCCGATGGCCTCGGCGCCCAGGGCGCCCAGCAGTGTGGTGAGGTTCCACAGCACGTACAGGGTCAGCCCGGTGACGGCGAAGCCGAGGCGCGAGGCGCGCCGCCCGGTCTGGGCGAGCGAGACCGCCGCCGTCTCGTCGATCACCCACTGGGCGGCGAAGGGGCGGACCGCGCGCGGGAGGGCCAGCGACTGCGACAGACGCAGCCCGTAGAAGGCGTTGCGCACACCCAGGAAGAAGGCTCCCGCGGCCGCCGTCAAGGGATTGCCGCCTGCCGCCAGCGCTCCGACGAGCGCGAACTGGGACGCGCCCGTGAACACGAGGAGACTGAGCGCGCAGGTCTGCCACACCGACAGTCCGCTGCCCGCCGAGGTCACCCCGAAGGCGAACCCGGAGAGGCCTACGGCGATCCCGACGCCGAGGGCGTCCCGTACGACGGCGGCGTCGGGCCGTCCTCCGCCGTCGGGTCGTATGTCTGTGAAAGCTGTCTGTTCTGCCACACCGACAACGGTAGGAGGAGCCCCTCGCGCGAGTCTTGTACGTTCTTGCGCTCCCGCTGGTAGGCCCCAGGGGGGACTCCGACGATCCGGGCGAAGTGGCGGTTGAGGTGCGGCTGGTCGGTGAACCCCACCGCGACGGCGGCCTCCGCGGGTGCGGTCCCCGCGTCCAGCAGCCGCCGCGCCCGCCGCACGCGCGCGTCGGTCAGCCAGGCATGGGGCGGCAGCCCGTACACGTCCCGGAAGGCCCGCAGCAGCGCGAACGAACTCGTCCCCAGATCCCCGGCCAGCTGCTCCAGCGTCGGCGGATCGGCCAACCGCTCCTCCAGCACGGCACGCGCGCGTGCGGCGACCCGCTCCCCTGCCGACCGCACCTCCCGCTGCGGAAGCGGTCCGCCGTTGAGCCGCAGCAGTCGCGTCACGGCCACCCGCAGCAGCGTGTCGGCGGCCAGCGCATTGCCCTCCTCGGCCGCCCGGAGCACCTGATGGACCAGTCCGACGGCGTACGGATCGTCCAGTACCGGGCTGGTGAACCCCACAGTGCCGCGAAGGGTCGTCGTCTCGGCCGCGATCCCGGCCACCACGTCGGGCGACGGATACACCGCCCCGTACCGCCACCCCTCCGGGACCCCGGCCCGCCCGGTGTGCGGGGTGTCCGGATTGACCAGGGCGAGCGTCCCCGCTCCCGCGTACCGGTCTGCGCCCCGGTGGTGGAAGACCTCCACGCCCTCGGCGATGGCGGCGATCACGAAGTGCTCGTGCGTGTGCCGTACGAAGGTCTTGCGGACGTACCGGGCTCGCAGCAGATCGACGCCGGGCAGCTCGGCATACTGCCAGTGCCG
This Streptomyces sp. NBC_00377 DNA region includes the following protein-coding sequences:
- a CDS encoding AzlD domain-containing protein: MNTWIAIGATAVGCYLVKLAGLLVPAGLLERPRVRRFAALLPVALLAALTAQQTFADGHALVLDARAAGLAAALVALMLRAPFLLVVAAAVVVTAGVRAMGG
- a CDS encoding AI-2E family transporter; translation: MAPTDETEQAAGHASPRGVTPPTGPPPAGEGAEQGARMPRWLPRAMVLALALIAVFQLGTWAFHQLIGLLLNILIAFFLALAVEPAVSRLSSRGMRRGLATFLVFFGLLIVLAGFFTLLGSMLAGQIIKMIEGFPDYLDSVINWVNTTFHTELRRVDIQEGLLHSDWLRKYAQNSAAGVLDVSTQVLGGLFQLLTIGLFSFYFAADGPRLRRALCSVLPPARQAEVLRAWEIAVDKTGGYLYSRGLMALISGVAHYVLLEALGIPYAPVLAVWVGVVSQFIPTIGTYLAGALPMLIAFTVSPLYALWVLIFVVVYQQFENYMLQPKLTSKTVDIHPAVAFGSVIAGTALLGAVGALISIPAVATLQAFLGAYVKRYDVTDDPRVHGHRGRGEGPGPLARVGRLWERARDRRGGSGEGAD
- a CDS encoding DUF3046 domain-containing protein, which translates into the protein MRLTVFWQRMDEHFGTGYAETFARDHVMAELGGRTVRDALADGWEAKDVWRVVCTVMNVPQEMR
- a CDS encoding AzlC family ABC transporter permease, with amino-acid sequence MAEQTAFTDIRPDGGGRPDAAVVRDALGVGIAVGLSGFAFGVTSAGSGLSVWQTCALSLLVFTGASQFALVGALAAGGNPLTAAAGAFFLGVRNAFYGLRLSQSLALPRAVRPFAAQWVIDETAAVSLAQTGRRASRLGFAVTGLTLYVLWNLTTLLGALGAEAIGDTDAWGLDAAGPAVFLALLAPMVKTTAERAVAGLAVLLGLGLLPVLPAGVPVLAAALAAPVVLCLEGRRRAGQADVEGEAKR
- a CDS encoding AraC family transcriptional regulator, which gives rise to MVNSGSGERARHWQYAELPGVDLLRARYVRKTFVRHTHEHFVIAAIAEGVEVFHHRGADRYAGAGTLALVNPDTPHTGRAGVPEGWRYGAVYPSPDVVAGIAAETTTLRGTVGFTSPVLDDPYAVGLVHQVLRAAEEGNALAADTLLRVAVTRLLRLNGGPLPQREVRSAGERVAARARAVLEERLADPPTLEQLAGDLGTSSFALLRAFRDVYGLPPHAWLTDARVRRARRLLDAGTAPAEAAVAVGFTDQPHLNRHFARIVGVPPGAYQRERKNVQDSREGLLLPLSVWQNRQLSQTYDPTAEDGPTPPSYGTPSASGSP
- the recA gene encoding recombinase RecA produces the protein MAGTDREKALDAALAQIERQFGKGAVMRLGERPNEPIEVIPTGSTALDVALGVGGLPRGRVVEVYGPESSGKTTLTLHAVANAQKAGGQVAFVDAEHALDPEYAKKLGVDIDNLILSQPDNGEQALEIVDMLVRSGALDLIVIDSVAALVPRAEIEGEMGDSHVGLQARLMSQALRKITSALNQSKTTAIFINQLREKIGVMFGSPETTTGGRALKFYASVRLDIRRIETLKDGTDAVGNRTRVKVVKNKVAPPFKQAEFDILYGQGISREGGLIDMGVENGFVRKAGAWYTYEGDQLGQGKENARNFLKDNPDLANEIEKKIKEKLGVGVRPEEPATESATVAAVAAGTPADDAAKAVAAPAAKTAKTKATAAKS